Proteins from a genomic interval of Bdellovibrio sp. GT3:
- a CDS encoding haloacid dehalogenase type II has product MRLITALLFILISLNAVAAPEKTSALPKPKVIFFDVNETLLDLESMKQPVSTALGGRQDLLALWFSRMLHYSLVSVAIGQYKDFGSVGVAALKMVGEENGIKISDDQAKQAIVPALLSLKPHPDVKDGLKELKGYKLVTFTNSSPQGVSAQIKNAQLEGIFTRSLSTDEIKSFKPFLRTYEWALKEMNVKPSEALMVAAHGWDIAGAQAVGMQTAFISRKGQSLYPLSPKPTYVVQDVKELAQVLKK; this is encoded by the coding sequence ATGCGACTGATTACCGCTCTTTTATTTATTCTAATTTCACTAAATGCCGTTGCGGCACCAGAGAAGACAAGCGCTCTTCCGAAACCGAAAGTCATTTTTTTTGACGTCAACGAAACTCTTTTAGATTTGGAAAGCATGAAACAACCTGTATCAACTGCTTTGGGTGGCAGACAGGACTTGCTGGCTTTATGGTTCTCCAGAATGCTTCATTACTCTTTGGTTTCTGTAGCAATCGGGCAATATAAGGATTTTGGTTCAGTAGGTGTAGCTGCATTAAAAATGGTGGGAGAAGAAAACGGTATTAAGATTTCAGACGATCAGGCAAAACAAGCAATTGTTCCTGCACTACTAAGTTTGAAACCTCATCCTGACGTGAAAGACGGCCTTAAAGAACTCAAAGGATATAAACTTGTTACATTCACAAACTCCAGCCCACAAGGAGTGAGTGCACAAATAAAGAATGCACAATTAGAAGGAATTTTCACCCGAAGCCTTAGTACAGATGAGATTAAAAGCTTCAAACCATTTTTAAGAACTTATGAATGGGCGCTTAAAGAAATGAACGTGAAACCCTCTGAGGCATTAATGGTAGCAGCTCATGGCTGGGATATTGCCGGAGCCCAAGCGGTTGGTATGCAGACGGCATTTATTTCTCGCAAAGGGCAAAGTCTCTATCCACTTTCACCCAAGCCAACATACGTCGTTCAAGATGTGAAAGAGTTAGCACAAGTTTTAAAGAAGTAA
- a CDS encoding GNAT family N-acetyltransferase, which produces MFLLYAELAHKDDYYWFGLFEKKSGLLVGAIDIDVLVRGSHEFANFGYAIYNRHWGRSYGQEAAKAGLKIGFKYLKLNRLEAAINLDNRKSVRLAKAIGMRKEGIKRRYWFEHGKWTDHLIYVANPEDVGLKPTKPTSS; this is translated from the coding sequence ATGTTTTTGCTTTACGCGGAGCTTGCCCATAAAGACGACTACTATTGGTTTGGCCTCTTCGAGAAAAAGAGCGGACTCCTTGTGGGTGCGATCGATATTGACGTTCTCGTTCGTGGCTCTCATGAGTTTGCGAACTTTGGCTACGCTATTTACAATCGTCACTGGGGCCGTAGCTATGGCCAGGAGGCCGCAAAAGCCGGACTAAAAATCGGCTTCAAATATCTAAAATTAAATAGACTGGAGGCGGCCATCAACCTCGACAATCGCAAATCAGTTCGTTTAGCAAAAGCCATAGGAATGCGAAAGGAAGGCATCAAGCGACGGTATTGGTTTGAACACGGAAAGTGGACCGATCATCTAATCTATGTCGCGAATCCGGAGGATGTTGGCTTAAAGCCTACAAAACCAACTTCAAGTTAA
- a CDS encoding lanthionine synthetase C family protein, with product MLFDPERHTQITTEKWNSQKVLEGIHQIFDFLCAGREENGLWPAHPDEESDIPFNKSLYNGATGTVWGLLQLSQFLKRDLPFDPQLAAKNIYDSYLAEPDTGSVVPSVLLGETGVLLLLNKLSPSSEITEKLRKAISANTRNPANEALWGSPGTMLAALRIGATDLYTTSADYLFEQWTNPEGDMWIWHQDLYGMNFKFIGAGHGFFGNVHALLEGYQLLKPSQQQQLLERTVETALASAQRENGMANWMPGFYMKDPRPPLTQWCHGAPGIVTSLRSFPKNHSPELEKLLLEAGETVWASGPMKKGVGICHGTDGNGFALLRLFERTGNEMWLDRARSFAMHALSQRNGRYTLWTGEVGLALYLIACIQNAADFPSLDYF from the coding sequence ATGCTCTTCGATCCAGAACGCCACACACAAATCACTACAGAAAAATGGAACAGCCAAAAGGTTTTGGAAGGCATCCATCAGATTTTTGATTTTCTTTGCGCCGGAAGGGAAGAAAATGGTCTTTGGCCAGCCCACCCCGACGAAGAGAGCGACATTCCCTTCAATAAAAGTCTGTACAATGGTGCGACCGGAACTGTATGGGGACTTCTTCAGCTCAGCCAGTTTCTTAAACGAGACCTACCATTTGATCCCCAGCTAGCTGCTAAAAATATTTATGACAGCTATCTCGCCGAACCAGACACAGGCTCAGTCGTTCCTTCGGTTCTATTGGGCGAAACCGGAGTTCTTTTACTCCTTAACAAACTGTCACCTTCTTCAGAGATTACTGAAAAACTGCGCAAGGCTATTTCTGCAAATACCAGAAATCCAGCGAACGAAGCCCTTTGGGGCTCCCCGGGAACAATGCTTGCTGCTTTAAGAATTGGCGCCACTGACTTATATACTACCAGCGCCGATTATCTTTTTGAGCAATGGACAAACCCCGAAGGTGACATGTGGATTTGGCACCAGGATCTTTACGGAATGAATTTTAAATTTATCGGCGCGGGACATGGCTTCTTTGGCAATGTCCATGCCTTACTAGAAGGCTACCAGCTCCTGAAACCGAGTCAGCAACAGCAACTCCTTGAGCGCACTGTTGAAACGGCTTTAGCTTCTGCGCAACGTGAGAACGGCATGGCCAATTGGATGCCAGGGTTTTACATGAAAGATCCCCGTCCGCCTCTTACGCAGTGGTGCCACGGAGCTCCTGGTATTGTTACTTCACTTCGATCATTTCCAAAAAACCACTCTCCAGAACTTGAAAAACTTTTGCTTGAAGCAGGAGAAACTGTTTGGGCAAGCGGCCCGATGAAAAAGGGTGTCGGCATTTGCCATGGCACCGACGGCAACGGCTTCGCACTCCTACGTCTATTCGAACGTACCGGCAACGAGATGTGGCTAGATAGAGCCCGTAGTTTTGCCATGCACGCATTGTCTCAACGAAATGGACGTTACACTCTGTGGACTGGTGAAGTTGGCTTGGCCCTTTACCTGATCGCTTGTATTCAGAACGCCGCTGACTTTCCAAGTTTAGATTATTTCTAA